The following coding sequences are from one Clostridia bacterium window:
- a CDS encoding Na+/H+ antiporter NhaC family protein, whose translation MSNTNNKKNGWALIPLAVFLVLYLVTSIIIGDFYKMPVTVGFLAAAVVAIAMNPGETINKKIEIFCEGAGNNNIILMILIFFLAGGFAQVAKDMGAVDSTVNLGLSFMPGNVLIAGIFIIGCFISLSVGTSVGTIAALAPMAVGIAEKTGMPLGLALGAVVSGAMFGDNLSMISDTTIAAARTQGSEMRDKFKMNFSIVLPAAILTAFIFIFMKANGGGILNGSYDYNVWKVLPYIAVLVAALAGVNVMIVLTGGIVFAGIIGIATGSFDIWGFVQAIGDGMLGMSETIIVSLLVGGIVEIIKHNGGIAFLLDFITKRIKTRKGAELGIAALISAVDVCTANNTVAIVMAGPLAKDIAEKYDIEPARSASILDTFSCFMQGIIPYGAQLLIAAGVAEKAISTVEIMKYLYYPYLMGICALGAILFNFPRVKRTTTQGDGSSVS comes from the coding sequence TTGTCAAATACAAACAACAAAAAGAATGGCTGGGCGCTGATACCTTTAGCCGTTTTCTTGGTATTATATCTTGTTACTTCTATAATAATAGGAGATTTTTACAAAATGCCTGTAACAGTGGGATTTTTGGCAGCAGCTGTTGTAGCTATAGCTATGAACCCAGGGGAGACTATAAATAAAAAGATAGAAATTTTCTGTGAAGGGGCGGGCAATAATAATATTATTTTGATGATACTTATATTTTTTCTTGCAGGTGGCTTTGCCCAAGTAGCTAAGGATATGGGAGCAGTGGATTCTACTGTAAACTTAGGTCTCAGTTTCATGCCTGGAAATGTACTTATTGCAGGGATTTTTATTATCGGGTGTTTTATTTCATTATCAGTAGGTACTTCGGTAGGTACTATTGCTGCACTGGCCCCCATGGCAGTAGGAATAGCAGAAAAGACAGGAATGCCGTTAGGGTTGGCCCTTGGTGCAGTTGTCAGCGGCGCAATGTTTGGAGATAATCTTTCCATGATATCTGATACTACCATTGCTGCAGCAAGGACTCAAGGTAGTGAGATGAGAGACAAATTTAAGATGAATTTCTCTATTGTTTTACCGGCGGCTATACTCACCGCTTTTATATTTATATTTATGAAGGCAAATGGAGGAGGCATACTGAACGGTTCTTATGACTACAATGTATGGAAGGTGCTCCCTTATATTGCCGTATTGGTAGCTGCGTTGGCAGGGGTAAATGTGATGATAGTGCTAACAGGTGGAATTGTATTTGCAGGTATCATAGGAATAGCCACCGGCTCATTTGATATATGGGGCTTTGTACAGGCTATTGGAGATGGAATGCTGGGAATGTCTGAAACCATAATAGTTTCTCTGTTAGTGGGAGGTATTGTGGAGATTATAAAACACAATGGGGGCATTGCGTTTCTGCTGGACTTTATTACAAAGAGGATAAAGACAAGAAAAGGAGCAGAGCTAGGCATTGCCGCTCTGATAAGCGCTGTGGATGTGTGCACTGCTAATAATACTGTTGCTATAGTTATGGCAGGGCCATTGGCAAAGGATATAGCGGAAAAATATGATATAGAGCCTGCTAGAAGCGCAAGTATATTGGATACTTTCTCCTGTTTTATGCAGGGAATCATACCATATGGAGCTCAATTATTAATAGCTGCAGGTGTAGCCGAAAAGGCTATATCCACTGTAGAAATTATGAAATACCTATACTATCCATACCTGATGGGTATATGCGCACTTGGTGCTATATTATTCAACTTCCCAAGAGTAAAACGTACAACGACACAAGGGGACGGTTCTTCTGTGTCGTAG